In bacterium, a genomic segment contains:
- a CDS encoding twin-arginine translocase TatA/TatE family subunit: MGGIGVGEMILILAILLLVFGAGKLPQIGEALGKGIKNFKNAATGKDDVDVTPKKQLADKVDDVEVVHPVGQKQKKDA; this comes from the coding sequence ATCGGTGGGATCGGCGTGGGCGAGATGATCCTGATCCTGGCGATTCTTTTGCTCGTCTTCGGGGCTGGAAAGCTTCCGCAGATCGGCGAGGCGTTGGGCAAGGGGATCAAGAACTTCAAGAACGCCGCGACAGGCAAAGACGACGTCGATGTCACACCGAAAAAGCAGCTCGCGGACAAGGTCGACGATGTAGAGGTCGTTCACCCGGTAGGTCAGAAACAGAAGAAAGACGCTTGA